One Streptomyces sp. NBC_00102 DNA segment encodes these proteins:
- the pgl gene encoding 6-phosphogluconolactonase, producing the protein MSAPQLVVHRDKELMAQAAAARLITKIVDAQAARGYASVVLTGGRNGNGLLAALAAAPARDAIDWSRLDLWWGDERFEPDGDPERNVTQAREALLDAVALDPARVHPMPASDGPYGNDADAAAAGYAAELAAAARPEDHGPVPTFDVLMLGVGPDTHVASLFPELPAVRETERTVVGVHGAPKPPPTRVTLTLPAIRAAREVWLLAAGEDKAEAAAIALSGAGEIQAPAAGAYGRARTLWLLDAAAASRLPRDLYPPASS; encoded by the coding sequence GTGAGTGCCCCTCAACTGGTCGTGCACCGCGACAAGGAGCTGATGGCGCAGGCCGCGGCGGCCCGGCTGATCACGAAGATCGTGGACGCCCAGGCCGCTCGCGGGTACGCCTCGGTGGTGCTGACCGGCGGGCGCAACGGCAACGGCCTGCTGGCCGCGCTCGCCGCCGCGCCCGCCCGGGACGCGATCGACTGGTCGCGGCTCGACCTGTGGTGGGGCGACGAGCGGTTCGAGCCGGACGGCGACCCGGAGCGCAACGTCACGCAGGCCCGTGAGGCCCTGCTGGACGCGGTAGCCCTGGACCCGGCACGGGTGCACCCGATGCCGGCGTCGGACGGTCCGTACGGGAACGACGCGGACGCGGCCGCGGCGGGTTACGCCGCCGAACTCGCGGCCGCCGCCCGCCCGGAGGACCACGGGCCGGTCCCGACGTTCGACGTGCTGATGCTGGGCGTCGGACCGGACACCCATGTCGCCTCGCTCTTCCCGGAGCTGCCCGCGGTACGGGAGACCGAGCGCACCGTCGTCGGTGTGCACGGCGCCCCCAAGCCGCCGCCCACCCGGGTCACCCTCACGCTCCCGGCCATCCGGGCGGCGCGCGAGGTGTGGCTGCTCGCGGCGGGCGAGGACAAGGCGGAGGCCGCGGCCATCGCGCTGTCCGGAGCCGGGGAGATCCAGGCTCCGGCGGCGGGCGCGTACGGCCGCGCCCGGACGCTCTGGCTGCTCGACGCGGCGGCGGCCTCCCGGCTGCCCCGCGATCTCTACCCGCCGGCCTCTTCCTGA
- a CDS encoding PH domain-containing protein, with product MNTAETAHTAEPANAPGTDDGWRRLDPRTALVTAVLTAGVVIGTAVPLAMGFLGHFGTAGAGLWTAAGAVLLTGCAALVDHVRWRRTRYRIGTGHVDLHSGLLLVRRRSLALDRVRTVDLTARPLLRVLGLVTVRIGTGEHRDGESTLELDPVTRAEGERLRRLLLARDAAPGGDGASAGECDGELAVLDPRWIRYAPVSFVAPMLGGAAAGGIMQISEWAGAQGDVVHWTVELFRALPLFWTLAVLVAAALLTGAAGALGLWTEMWWNYRLEREPGGTLRVGRGLLTSRSITVEEARLRGAELVEPLGVRLFGAARVDVITTGLADDEEAKEASHSTLLPAVPRQDAERIVAAVLREESAPTAAPLTGHPRAARGRRLRRALAVVLAPPVLLAALGAATTPALLWTALGCALVGVPVAVVLALDAYRSLGHALTGRHLVTRSGTVRRSTAAVERSGVIGWTVRQSYFQRRAGLMDITATTAAGTGAYTVYDTGAAEGLRLASEAVPGLLAPFLEWDEDDRGGRGSGPPEHADPAG from the coding sequence ATGAACACCGCGGAGACCGCGCACACCGCGGAACCCGCGAACGCCCCCGGCACCGACGACGGATGGCGCCGCCTCGACCCCCGTACGGCCCTGGTCACCGCGGTCCTCACGGCCGGGGTGGTGATCGGCACCGCAGTCCCGCTGGCCATGGGGTTCCTCGGTCACTTCGGCACCGCCGGCGCAGGCCTCTGGACCGCCGCCGGGGCCGTCCTGCTGACCGGCTGCGCGGCCCTCGTGGACCACGTCCGCTGGCGCCGCACCCGGTACCGGATCGGCACCGGACACGTCGACCTCCACTCCGGGCTCCTGCTCGTGCGACGCCGCTCGCTCGCCCTCGACCGTGTCCGCACCGTCGACCTCACCGCCCGCCCGCTGCTGCGGGTCCTCGGCCTGGTCACCGTACGGATCGGCACCGGCGAACACCGGGACGGCGAATCGACCCTGGAACTCGACCCCGTCACCCGGGCCGAGGGCGAACGGCTGCGCCGGCTGCTGCTGGCGCGCGACGCGGCGCCCGGCGGCGACGGTGCCTCGGCCGGGGAGTGCGACGGTGAACTGGCCGTCCTCGACCCCCGCTGGATCCGCTACGCCCCGGTCTCCTTCGTCGCCCCGATGCTGGGCGGCGCCGCGGCCGGCGGGATCATGCAGATCAGCGAGTGGGCCGGAGCGCAGGGCGACGTCGTCCACTGGACCGTCGAACTCTTCCGCGCCCTCCCGCTGTTCTGGACGCTGGCCGTCCTCGTCGCTGCGGCCCTCCTCACCGGGGCGGCAGGGGCCCTCGGCCTCTGGACCGAGATGTGGTGGAACTACCGCCTGGAGCGCGAGCCGGGCGGCACCCTCAGGGTGGGCCGCGGGCTGCTGACCTCCCGCTCCATCACCGTCGAGGAGGCCCGGCTGCGCGGCGCCGAACTGGTGGAGCCGCTGGGCGTCCGGCTGTTCGGAGCCGCCCGGGTGGACGTGATCACCACCGGGCTCGCCGACGACGAGGAGGCCAAGGAGGCCAGCCACAGCACCCTGCTGCCCGCGGTGCCCCGGCAGGACGCGGAACGGATCGTCGCCGCCGTGCTCCGGGAGGAGTCGGCCCCGACCGCCGCGCCCCTGACCGGCCACCCGCGTGCGGCCCGGGGCCGCCGGCTGCGGCGGGCCCTCGCGGTGGTGCTGGCCCCGCCGGTCCTCCTGGCAGCGCTCGGGGCCGCCACCACCCCCGCCCTGCTGTGGACCGCGCTCGGCTGCGCCCTGGTGGGCGTACCGGTCGCGGTGGTGCTGGCCCTGGACGCCTACCGGAGCCTCGGCCACGCCCTGACCGGCCGCCACCTGGTCACCCGCTCCGGCACCGTACGGCGCTCGACCGCCGCCGTGGAGCGGTCCGGGGTGATCGGCTGGACGGTACGGCAGTCGTACTTCCAGCGGCGGGCCGGCCTGATGGACATTACGGCCACCACGGCCGCGGGCACGGGCGCCTACACGGTGTACGACACCGGGGCGGCAGAGGGGCTCCGGCTCGCCTCCGAGGCCGTACCGGGGCTGCTGGCGCCCTTCCTGGAGTGGGACGAGGACGACCGCGGGGGCAGAGGCTCCGGACCGCCGGAGCACGCGGATCCCGCCGGCTGA
- the zwf gene encoding glucose-6-phosphate dehydrogenase — MSGVPGANPLRDPQDRRLPRIAGPSGLVIFGVTGDLSRKKLMPAVYDLANRGLLPPGFSLIGFARRDWEDEDFAQVVHDAVKEHSRTPFREEVWQQLSQGMRFVPGNFDDDEAFETLKETIDELNKAQGTGGNFAFYLSVPPKFFPKVVEQLKKHGLAEQTEGAWRRAVIEKPFGHDLESAQELNQLVHDVFPPNEVFRIDHYLGKETVQNILALRFANTMFEPVWNRSYVDHVQITMAEDIGIGGRAGYYDGIGAARDVIQNHLLQLLALTAMEEPGSFHPKALVAEKLKVLTAVELPEDLGKHTVRGQYSHAWQGGEEVLGYLEEDGIDPKSMTDTFAAIKLTVNNRRWAGVPFYLRTGKRLGRRVTEIAVVFKRAPYLPFESGATEELGGNALVIRVQPDEGVTVRFGSKVPGTSMEVRDVTMDFAYGESFTESSPEAYERLILDVLLGDANLFPRHQEVELSWNILDPIEEYWEKNGKPAQYAAGTWGPAEADEMLARDGRSWRRP; from the coding sequence TTGTCTGGTGTTCCCGGAGCAAACCCGCTTCGTGACCCCCAGGACCGACGGCTCCCGCGCATCGCGGGGCCGTCGGGCCTGGTCATCTTCGGTGTCACGGGCGATTTGTCCAGAAAAAAGCTCATGCCCGCCGTTTACGACTTGGCCAATCGCGGCCTGCTGCCGCCGGGCTTCTCGCTCATCGGCTTCGCGCGCCGCGACTGGGAGGACGAGGACTTCGCCCAGGTCGTCCACGACGCCGTCAAGGAGCACTCCCGCACCCCCTTCCGCGAGGAGGTCTGGCAGCAGCTGAGCCAGGGCATGCGGTTCGTGCCCGGCAACTTCGACGACGACGAGGCGTTCGAGACTCTCAAGGAGACGATCGACGAACTCAACAAGGCGCAGGGCACCGGAGGCAACTTCGCCTTCTACCTGTCCGTGCCGCCGAAGTTCTTCCCCAAGGTCGTCGAGCAGCTCAAGAAGCACGGTCTCGCGGAGCAGACGGAGGGCGCCTGGCGCCGTGCCGTCATCGAGAAGCCGTTCGGGCACGACCTGGAGAGCGCGCAGGAGCTGAACCAGCTCGTGCACGACGTCTTCCCGCCCAACGAGGTCTTCCGCATCGACCACTACCTGGGCAAGGAGACCGTCCAGAACATCCTGGCGCTCCGCTTCGCCAACACGATGTTCGAGCCGGTCTGGAACCGGTCGTACGTCGACCACGTCCAGATCACGATGGCCGAGGACATCGGCATCGGCGGCCGTGCCGGTTACTACGACGGCATCGGCGCCGCCCGTGACGTCATCCAGAACCACCTGCTCCAGCTGCTGGCGCTCACCGCGATGGAGGAGCCCGGCTCCTTCCACCCGAAGGCGCTCGTCGCGGAGAAGCTCAAGGTGCTCACCGCCGTCGAGCTCCCCGAGGACCTGGGCAAGCACACGGTGCGCGGCCAGTACAGCCACGCCTGGCAGGGTGGCGAGGAAGTCCTCGGCTATCTCGAAGAGGACGGCATCGACCCCAAGTCGATGACCGACACCTTCGCGGCGATCAAGCTGACGGTCAACAACCGCCGCTGGGCGGGCGTCCCGTTCTACCTCCGTACCGGAAAGCGCCTCGGCCGCCGCGTCACGGAGATCGCGGTCGTCTTCAAGCGCGCCCCGTACCTCCCGTTCGAGTCCGGTGCCACGGAGGAGCTGGGCGGCAACGCCCTGGTCATCCGCGTCCAGCCGGACGAGGGTGTGACGGTGCGGTTCGGCTCGAAGGTGCCGGGAACCTCCATGGAGGTCCGGGACGTGACGATGGACTTCGCCTACGGCGAGTCCTTCACCGAGTCCAGCCCGGAGGCGTACGAGCGGCTCATCCTCGATGTGCTGCTCGGTGACGCCAACCTCTTCCCCCGCCACCAGGAGGTCGAGCTCTCCTGGAACATCCTCGACCCGATCGAGGAGTACTGGGAAAAGAACGGCAAGCCCGCTCAGTACGCGGCCGGCACCTGGGGTCCGGCCGAGGCGGACGAGATGCTCGCACGCGACGGACGGAGCTGGCGCCGGCCATGA
- the opcA gene encoding glucose-6-phosphate dehydrogenase assembly protein OpcA — protein MKIDLTETTSSKINNALISARRAIGTPAIGMVLTLVVVTDEENAYDALKAASDSSREHPSRIIAVIKRVSRSPRSRRDARLDAEIRVGSDSGTGETVVLRLHGELANHAQSVVLPLLLPDAPVVVWWAEDAPADPAKDPLGALAQRRITDTGTAEHPLDGLAVRAATYEPGDTDLAWTRITPWRSMLAAALDQQPAQVVSATVEGESDNPSCELLAMWLADRLGVPVGRTPSQGPGLTAVRMETKNGPIVLDRADGSLATLSMTGQPDRGVALKRRDTAELLAEELRRLDPDNTYATTVKFGVEKLAAPDEVAAATPAAPAPETAEGDTPEAEKPKAAAPAKKAAPAKKAASK, from the coding sequence ATGAAGATCGATCTCACGGAAACCACGTCCAGCAAGATCAACAACGCGCTGATCTCCGCCCGGCGTGCCATCGGCACCCCTGCCATCGGCATGGTGCTCACCCTGGTCGTCGTCACGGACGAGGAGAACGCCTACGACGCCCTCAAGGCGGCGAGCGACTCCTCCCGCGAGCACCCCTCGCGGATCATCGCGGTGATCAAGCGGGTCAGCCGCTCGCCGCGCAGCCGTCGCGACGCGCGTCTCGACGCCGAGATCCGGGTCGGTTCCGACTCGGGCACCGGTGAGACGGTCGTCCTGCGGCTCCACGGCGAACTCGCCAACCACGCCCAGTCGGTGGTCCTGCCGCTGCTGCTGCCGGACGCCCCGGTCGTGGTGTGGTGGGCCGAGGACGCCCCGGCCGACCCGGCGAAGGACCCGCTCGGCGCGCTCGCCCAGCGCCGCATCACGGACACCGGCACCGCCGAGCACCCGCTCGACGGACTGGCCGTCCGCGCGGCGACGTACGAGCCCGGCGACACGGACCTGGCGTGGACCCGCATCACGCCGTGGCGTTCGATGCTGGCCGCCGCCCTGGACCAGCAGCCCGCCCAGGTCGTCTCGGCGACCGTCGAGGGCGAGAGCGACAACCCGAGCTGCGAGCTGCTCGCGATGTGGCTCGCGGACCGGCTCGGCGTCCCGGTGGGGCGTACGCCCTCCCAGGGCCCCGGTCTGACCGCGGTCCGCATGGAGACGAAGAACGGCCCGATCGTTCTCGACCGTGCGGACGGCTCGCTGGCCACCCTCTCGATGACCGGTCAGCCCGACCGCGGTGTGGCGCTCAAGCGGCGCGACACCGCCGAGCTGCTGGCGGAGGAGCTGCGGCGCCTCGACCCGGACAACACCTACGCGACGACGGTGAAGTTCGGTGTCGAGAAGCTGGCCGCCCCCGACGAGGTCGCGGCGGCCACCCCCGCCGCTCCCGCGCCGGAAACGGCCGAGGGCGACACTCCCGAGGCCGAGAAGCCGAAGGCCGCCGCCCCCGCGAAGAAGGCCGCCCCGGCCAAGAAGGCGGCGTCCAAGTGA
- the tal gene encoding transaldolase has product MTDALKRLSDEGVAIWLDDLSRKRITSGNLAELIDQSHVVGVTTNPSIFQKAISSGDGYEQQLTDLASRKVTVEEAIRMITTADVRDAADILRPVFDATDGQDGRVSIEVDPRLAHHTVPTVAEAKQLAWLVDRPNTLIKIPATKAGLPAITEVIAKGISVNVTLIFSLERYREVVDAYLTGLEQAKAAGLDLSKIHSVASFFVSRVDAEIDKRLDAVGTDEAKAAKGKAALANARLAYEAYEEIFSSDRWAALDKAQANKQRPLWASTGVKDPSLKDTLYVDELVAPNTVNTMPEATLEAAADHGEITGDTITGGYEQARADLDAVAKLGVSYDDVVALLESEGVEKFEAAWNDLLKSTEAELARLAPSEG; this is encoded by the coding sequence TTTCCGACGAAGGCGTCGCGATCTGGCTCGACGACCTGTCCCGCAAGCGCATCACGTCCGGCAACCTCGCCGAGCTGATCGACCAGAGCCACGTCGTCGGTGTCACCACCAACCCGTCGATCTTCCAGAAGGCGATCTCCTCGGGCGACGGTTACGAGCAGCAGCTCACCGACCTCGCCTCGCGCAAGGTCACCGTCGAGGAAGCCATCCGCATGATCACGACGGCGGACGTCCGTGACGCCGCCGACATCCTGCGTCCGGTGTTCGACGCCACCGACGGCCAGGACGGCCGGGTCTCCATCGAGGTCGACCCGCGTCTGGCCCACCACACCGTGCCGACCGTCGCCGAGGCCAAGCAGCTGGCCTGGCTGGTGGACCGGCCGAACACGCTCATCAAGATCCCGGCGACGAAGGCCGGTCTGCCGGCGATCACCGAGGTCATCGCGAAGGGCATCAGCGTCAACGTGACGCTGATCTTCTCGCTGGAGCGCTACCGCGAGGTCGTGGACGCGTACCTGACCGGTCTGGAGCAGGCGAAGGCCGCGGGCCTGGACCTGTCGAAGATCCACTCGGTCGCCTCCTTCTTCGTGTCCCGTGTGGACGCCGAGATCGACAAGCGTCTGGACGCCGTCGGCACCGACGAGGCCAAGGCCGCCAAGGGCAAGGCCGCCCTCGCCAACGCCCGTCTGGCGTACGAGGCGTACGAGGAGATCTTCTCCTCCGACCGCTGGGCCGCCCTGGACAAGGCGCAGGCCAACAAGCAGCGTCCGCTGTGGGCCTCCACCGGCGTCAAGGACCCGTCCCTCAAGGACACCCTGTACGTCGACGAGCTCGTCGCGCCGAACACGGTCAACACCATGCCGGAGGCGACCCTGGAGGCCGCCGCCGACCACGGTGAGATCACCGGCGACACCATCACCGGTGGCTACGAGCAGGCGCGCGCCGACCTCGACGCCGTCGCGAAGCTCGGCGTCAGCTACGACGACGTCGTGGCGCTGCTGGAGTCCGAGGGCGTCGAGAAGTTCGAGGCGGCCTGGAACGACCTGCTCAAGTCGACCGAGGCGGAGCTCGCGCGCCTCGCTCCTTCGGAGGGCTGA